The following proteins are co-located in the Micromonospora viridifaciens genome:
- a CDS encoding RyR domain-containing protein: MPAPSRRHQSPSMTDPAAGLPRPTARWLRVVFGVIGLASLALGYVGFQRLRQEQPDAIHDLYDVLYYDLQLFVLGAEPFQEAGPYPWQLQVARFTAPLFTLLAVVETSRLLLAAEIRRLRARRARGHALVCGDSQYAHMLADRLFADGERVVVVRSEPFGPLEYRRRRYLGVVGDPTSAEVLRGAGLPRARTIYACTGNDDRNHAIANTASRLIQDRRQPPRVYVQVHDPEMCLSLQARRLGAARSSRLRLDYFHVDDIAARALHRHHPLRPVPGRPTKVLIAGNGTFRRALLVETARHWRACRADLRTGASVPPLQVDLVAPDAATELALVISRYPFLNAVCQLSAYDQGLDGLTGLPQLSTGGYDRIYLCAPDERLGLQFVLDTPALWRAAESAVFVPVYRQAALAAAFHGDSRHDLLDEVHGKLRLYPVLTHACEARLIAEDLTERLAQRIHDRYLHAQRRAGVRPGDAPAMVDWSQLPESLRRANRAHVQDIAAKLLNLGCVVAPRHGSTGDASAAGQAIDDRVEELARLEHERWCRERQAEGWTYGEPRDDTRRRHPALRPWDELTPEVQEQNREEIRALPDVLSDSGFELIRLTAAVPAQRGGSTDAA; the protein is encoded by the coding sequence GTGCCAGCACCGTCCCGCCGGCACCAGAGCCCCTCGATGACCGACCCCGCCGCCGGATTGCCCCGGCCGACCGCCCGGTGGCTGCGGGTGGTGTTCGGAGTCATCGGCCTGGCCTCCCTGGCGCTGGGCTACGTCGGCTTCCAGCGCCTGCGCCAGGAGCAGCCGGACGCCATCCACGACCTGTACGACGTGCTCTACTACGACCTCCAGCTCTTCGTCCTCGGCGCCGAGCCCTTCCAGGAAGCGGGCCCCTACCCGTGGCAGCTGCAGGTGGCCCGGTTCACCGCCCCGCTGTTCACCCTGCTCGCCGTGGTCGAGACCAGCCGGCTGCTGCTGGCCGCCGAGATCCGCCGCCTGCGCGCCCGGCGAGCCCGCGGCCACGCCCTGGTCTGCGGCGACTCCCAGTACGCCCACATGCTCGCCGACCGGCTCTTCGCCGACGGGGAACGCGTGGTCGTGGTGCGCTCCGAACCGTTCGGGCCGCTGGAGTACCGCCGGCGCCGCTACCTCGGCGTCGTCGGCGATCCGACCAGCGCCGAGGTGCTGCGCGGCGCCGGCCTGCCCCGGGCCCGGACCATCTACGCCTGCACCGGCAACGACGACCGCAACCACGCCATCGCCAACACCGCCAGCCGACTGATCCAGGACCGGCGGCAGCCACCCCGGGTCTACGTGCAGGTCCACGACCCGGAGATGTGCCTGTCCCTGCAGGCCCGACGGCTCGGTGCGGCCAGATCCAGCCGACTCCGGCTGGACTACTTCCACGTCGACGACATCGCCGCCCGCGCGCTGCACCGGCACCACCCGCTGCGCCCCGTGCCCGGCCGGCCGACGAAGGTCCTCATCGCCGGCAACGGGACCTTCCGTCGGGCCCTGCTGGTGGAGACCGCCCGGCACTGGCGGGCGTGCCGCGCCGACCTGCGCACCGGCGCTTCCGTGCCGCCCCTGCAGGTGGACCTGGTGGCTCCCGACGCGGCCACCGAACTCGCCCTGGTGATCTCCCGTTACCCGTTCCTGAACGCCGTCTGCCAGCTGTCCGCGTACGACCAGGGCCTCGACGGCCTCACCGGGCTGCCGCAACTGTCCACCGGCGGCTACGACCGCATCTACCTGTGTGCACCGGACGAGCGCCTGGGGTTGCAGTTCGTGCTGGACACACCGGCGCTGTGGCGGGCCGCGGAGAGCGCGGTCTTCGTACCGGTCTACCGGCAGGCGGCGCTCGCCGCCGCCTTCCACGGTGACTCCCGCCACGACCTGCTCGACGAGGTGCACGGCAAGCTGCGCCTCTATCCGGTGCTGACCCACGCCTGCGAGGCCCGACTGATCGCCGAGGATCTCACGGAACGGCTCGCCCAGCGGATCCACGACCGCTACCTGCACGCCCAGCGGCGGGCCGGGGTACGCCCCGGCGACGCGCCCGCGATGGTGGACTGGTCGCAGCTGCCCGAGTCGCTGCGGCGGGCCAACCGCGCCCACGTCCAGGACATCGCCGCCAAGCTGCTGAACCTCGGCTGCGTCGTGGCGCCCCGGCACGGCAGCACCGGTGACGCCTCGGCCGCCGGGCAGGCCATCGACGACCGGGTCGAGGAGTTGGCCCGGCTCGAGCACGAGCGATGGTGCCGGGAACGGCAGGCGGAGGGCTGGACGTACGGCGAGCCGCGCGACGACACCCGGCGGCGGCATCCCGCACTGCGTCCCTGGGACGAGCTGACCCCCGAGGTCCAGGAGCAGAACCGTGAGGAGATCCGGGCGTTGCCCGACGTGCTGTCCGACAGCGGGTTCGAACTGATCCGGCTGACCGCCGCCGTGCCGGCGCAGCGGGGAGGATCGACCGATGCCGCCTGA
- a CDS encoding S8 family serine peptidase: MLRRPHSRRIARSLVSAGAALALATTALVAGSTGAQAGTGTGAGSPSDKIRPDLAKQLQGKSEGDFWIHFKDKADLSKASQIKDWAERGTAVAEALQKTAAESQAKIRAELKSSGVKYETFWATNAIKVTGGSSTMVQNFAAHAEVDGLYAPIEYKVPEVTEGTNEKSVNALEWGIANIKADQVWSQYGVKGAGITVANIDTGVQFNHPALVNSYRGNNGDGTFDHNYNWFNAAGNCAAAPCDNNGHGTHTMGTMAGTDGANQIGVAPEVKWIAANGCCPSDAALISSGQWMLQPRDLNGQNPDASKRPNIINNSWGTQLPSNDPFMEDVTDAWTASGIFGSWSNGNNGPGCQTSGSPGSRINNYSVGAYDINNNIASFSSRGAGQSGTIKPNISAPGVNVRSSVPGNSYASYNGTSMAAPHLAGAVALLWSAAPALVGDVTATRALLNTTAIDKEDLQCGGTAANNNVYGEGRLDTLALLNAAPIGDTGTLTGTVSDAGTGTPIPGAAVALTGPASRQLSTGSDGKYSSLLPAGDYQATVSAFGYETKTVSATITKDTTTTTNIALAAVPSVTVSGSVTDGSGHGWPLYAKVSVEGPAGVSDYTTPTTGQYSFKLPAGATYSVKVEPQYPGYQTVTKDVVVGSSNVTHDVAVPVAANSCTTAPGYRNGSDGVYETFDGTTVPAGWSLVDNQGNGQVWQFNDPGKRGNLTGGTGNFAILDSDKYGSGNRQDAALVSPVVDLTDVAAPVIRFNQDFRQLSSNKADVDLSLDGGTTWTNVLRQSTSARGPLATEVKIPQAAGNAQTRVRFRYYDAAWAWWWQVDNVLIGSRVSCQPIDGGLVLGHVQDKNDNSYLNGATVTSDDRPAEKATTVATPDDTKLADGFFWMFSSLTGSHKFTAKAGKYVSQSKDVDVQAHRANGTAFQLGAGRLSIAPAEVTGTAQMPTGKVSKTFTVTNTGAAPVDVEFSEREGDFVLLQADGSKLSKQEVLAASGAPEQRLNAPTSFAAQVSGKAAKAISAAAGPQAAPWTNIANYPSKVMDNRVVNLDGKVYSIAGGDGTASSAKNYVYDPIAQNWAPIADLPGARNAVTVGVADGKIIATGGWGASGPDATTWAYDPAANTWTKKANNPAPRAAAGQAVVDGKLYAIGGCTTSSCTPMSNSAVRYDPGSDSWETLPNYPKSVAFASCGGIDGVVYCTGGNDGSAAQKASYAFDPAANAWTAIPDAPVDSWASSFAVANGKLLVVGGVQGGSITNAGFAFDPASNSWSNLPNANTPRYRGGAACGFYKIGGSSGSFDATADSEALPGFEECAEAAADVSWMTIDKTSATLAPGEKVTVTVGMTANVDQPGSYTASIGIKQNTPYAVQPVPVTMNVTPPGTWGKLMGTVTGTSCQGASSPLAGVTVQVDAKAASWTFTTDAQGRYAYWLDRKHNPLKMVVAKDGWKPQTRQTTINSTPRVEDFALSPTRC, encoded by the coding sequence ATGCTGAGACGTCCACATTCGAGGCGCATAGCCAGATCACTGGTTAGCGCGGGCGCGGCTCTGGCCCTCGCCACCACAGCCCTGGTCGCCGGCAGCACCGGCGCCCAGGCCGGCACGGGGACCGGAGCTGGGTCCCCGTCCGACAAGATCCGCCCGGACCTCGCGAAGCAGTTGCAGGGCAAGAGCGAGGGCGACTTCTGGATCCACTTCAAGGACAAGGCGGACCTGAGCAAGGCCAGCCAGATCAAGGACTGGGCCGAGCGGGGCACTGCGGTCGCCGAGGCGTTGCAGAAGACCGCCGCCGAGAGCCAGGCCAAGATCCGGGCCGAGCTCAAGAGCTCGGGCGTGAAGTACGAGACCTTCTGGGCGACCAACGCCATCAAGGTCACCGGCGGCTCGTCCACGATGGTGCAGAACTTCGCCGCCCACGCCGAGGTCGACGGCCTGTACGCGCCGATCGAGTACAAGGTGCCCGAGGTCACCGAGGGCACCAACGAGAAGTCGGTGAACGCCCTCGAGTGGGGCATCGCGAACATCAAGGCCGACCAGGTCTGGTCCCAGTACGGCGTCAAGGGCGCCGGCATCACGGTGGCGAACATCGACACCGGGGTCCAGTTCAACCACCCGGCGCTGGTGAACTCCTACCGCGGCAACAACGGCGACGGCACGTTCGACCACAACTACAACTGGTTCAACGCCGCCGGGAACTGTGCCGCCGCGCCCTGTGACAACAACGGTCACGGCACCCACACGATGGGCACGATGGCCGGCACCGACGGGGCCAACCAGATCGGCGTCGCTCCCGAGGTCAAGTGGATCGCCGCGAACGGCTGCTGCCCGAGCGACGCCGCGCTGATCTCCTCCGGCCAGTGGATGCTGCAGCCCCGGGACCTCAACGGTCAGAACCCGGACGCGAGCAAGCGGCCGAACATCATCAACAACTCGTGGGGTACCCAGCTGCCCTCCAACGACCCGTTCATGGAGGACGTGACCGACGCGTGGACCGCGTCGGGCATCTTCGGGTCCTGGTCCAACGGCAACAACGGTCCGGGCTGCCAGACCAGCGGCTCGCCGGGCAGCCGGATCAACAACTACTCCGTCGGCGCCTACGACATCAACAACAACATCGCCAGCTTCTCCTCGCGTGGCGCCGGGCAGAGCGGCACGATCAAGCCGAACATCTCGGCGCCGGGCGTGAACGTCCGGTCGAGCGTGCCGGGCAACAGCTACGCCAGCTACAACGGCACCTCGATGGCCGCCCCGCACCTCGCGGGCGCGGTCGCGCTGCTGTGGTCGGCGGCGCCGGCGCTGGTCGGTGACGTCACTGCCACCCGCGCTCTGCTGAACACCACGGCCATCGACAAGGAAGACCTCCAGTGCGGCGGCACCGCGGCGAACAACAACGTCTACGGTGAGGGCCGGCTGGACACCCTCGCGCTGCTCAACGCCGCCCCGATCGGCGACACCGGCACCCTGACCGGCACGGTCAGCGACGCGGGCACCGGCACCCCGATCCCGGGTGCTGCCGTGGCCCTGACCGGCCCGGCCAGCCGCCAGCTGAGCACCGGGAGCGACGGCAAGTACTCGTCCCTCCTGCCGGCCGGTGACTACCAGGCCACGGTGTCGGCGTTCGGCTACGAGACCAAGACGGTGTCGGCGACGATCACCAAGGACACGACCACGACGACCAACATCGCCCTGGCGGCGGTGCCGAGCGTCACGGTCAGCGGGTCGGTCACCGACGGCTCCGGCCATGGCTGGCCGCTCTACGCGAAGGTGAGCGTCGAGGGCCCGGCCGGGGTGTCCGACTACACCACGCCCACCACCGGCCAGTACAGCTTCAAGCTCCCGGCCGGGGCGACCTACAGCGTCAAGGTCGAGCCGCAGTACCCGGGCTACCAGACGGTGACCAAGGACGTCGTCGTCGGTTCGAGCAACGTCACCCACGACGTCGCCGTGCCGGTGGCCGCCAACTCCTGCACCACCGCGCCCGGATACCGCAACGGCTCCGACGGGGTGTACGAGACCTTCGACGGCACCACCGTGCCGGCGGGCTGGTCCCTGGTGGACAACCAGGGCAACGGCCAGGTCTGGCAGTTCAACGACCCCGGTAAGCGCGGCAACCTGACCGGCGGCACCGGCAACTTCGCGATCCTCGACAGCGACAAGTACGGCAGCGGCAACCGGCAGGACGCCGCGCTGGTCAGCCCGGTCGTCGACCTGACCGACGTCGCGGCTCCGGTGATCCGGTTCAACCAGGACTTCCGGCAGCTGAGCTCCAACAAGGCCGATGTGGATCTCAGCCTTGACGGCGGCACCACCTGGACCAACGTGCTCCGGCAGTCGACCAGCGCCCGTGGGCCGCTGGCGACCGAGGTCAAGATCCCGCAGGCGGCCGGCAACGCGCAGACCCGGGTCCGGTTCCGCTACTACGACGCCGCCTGGGCGTGGTGGTGGCAGGTCGACAACGTGCTGATCGGCAGCCGGGTCAGCTGCCAGCCGATCGACGGCGGCCTGGTGCTCGGCCACGTGCAGGACAAGAACGACAACAGCTACCTCAACGGCGCCACGGTCACCAGCGACGACCGGCCGGCGGAGAAGGCCACCACCGTGGCGACGCCGGACGACACCAAGCTGGCCGACGGCTTCTTCTGGATGTTCTCGTCGCTGACCGGCTCGCACAAGTTCACCGCGAAGGCCGGCAAGTACGTCAGCCAGAGCAAGGACGTCGACGTCCAGGCCCACCGGGCGAACGGCACGGCCTTCCAGCTCGGGGCTGGCCGGCTGTCGATCGCGCCGGCCGAGGTGACCGGCACGGCGCAGATGCCCACCGGCAAGGTCAGCAAGACCTTCACGGTGACCAACACCGGCGCCGCGCCCGTCGACGTCGAGTTCAGTGAGCGGGAGGGCGACTTCGTGCTCCTGCAGGCCGACGGCTCCAAGCTGAGCAAGCAGGAGGTGCTCGCGGCCAGCGGCGCACCCGAGCAGCGGCTCAACGCTCCGACGTCGTTCGCCGCGCAGGTGTCCGGTAAGGCGGCCAAGGCGATCTCCGCCGCGGCCGGCCCGCAGGCCGCGCCCTGGACGAACATCGCCAACTATCCGTCCAAGGTGATGGACAACCGGGTGGTGAACCTCGACGGCAAGGTCTACTCGATCGCCGGTGGCGACGGGACGGCCTCCTCCGCGAAGAACTACGTCTACGACCCGATCGCGCAGAACTGGGCGCCGATCGCGGATCTCCCCGGTGCGCGCAACGCCGTGACGGTGGGCGTCGCGGACGGGAAGATCATCGCGACCGGCGGTTGGGGAGCGTCCGGGCCCGACGCCACCACCTGGGCGTACGACCCGGCGGCCAACACCTGGACGAAGAAGGCCAACAACCCGGCGCCGCGCGCCGCGGCCGGCCAGGCGGTCGTCGACGGCAAGCTGTACGCCATCGGCGGTTGCACGACCTCGTCCTGCACGCCGATGTCCAACTCGGCCGTCCGGTACGACCCGGGCAGCGACAGCTGGGAGACGCTGCCGAACTACCCGAAGTCGGTGGCGTTCGCCTCCTGCGGCGGGATCGACGGTGTCGTCTACTGCACCGGTGGTAACGACGGGTCCGCCGCGCAGAAGGCCAGCTACGCCTTCGACCCGGCCGCCAACGCCTGGACCGCCATCCCCGACGCGCCGGTCGACAGCTGGGCCAGCTCGTTCGCGGTCGCGAACGGCAAGCTCCTGGTCGTCGGCGGCGTGCAGGGTGGCTCCATCACCAACGCCGGCTTCGCCTTCGACCCGGCCAGCAACTCGTGGTCGAACCTGCCGAACGCCAACACCCCGCGGTACCGCGGTGGCGCGGCGTGCGGCTTCTACAAGATCGGCGGCTCGTCGGGCAGCTTCGACGCCACGGCGGACAGCGAGGCACTGCCCGGGTTCGAGGAGTGCGCCGAGGCAGCGGCGGACGTCAGCTGGATGACGATCGACAAGACGTCGGCCACGCTGGCTCCGGGCGAGAAGGTCACGGTCACCGTCGGGATGACGGCGAACGTCGACCAGCCCGGTAGCTACACCGCTTCGATCGGGATCAAGCAGAACACGCCGTACGCGGTGCAGCCGGTGCCGGTGACGATGAACGTGACCCCGCCCGGCACCTGGGGCAAGCTGATGGGCACGGTCACCGGGACGAGCTGCCAGGGCGCCAGCTCGCCGCTGGCCGGGGTGACCGTCCAGGTCGACGCGAAGGCGGCGTCGTGGACCTTCACCACCGACGCCCAGGGCCGGTACGCCTACTGGCTGGACCGCAAGCACAACCCGCTGAAGATGGTCGTCGCCAAGGACGGCTGGAAGCCCCAGACGCGCCAGACGACGATCAACAGCACCCCGCGGGTGGAGGACTTCGCACTGTCCCCGACCCGCTGCTGA
- a CDS encoding amino acid ABC transporter ATP-binding protein, whose product MTTVGQPLVSARGVRKQFGPLQVLKGVDLDVHPGEVVVILGPSGSGKSTFLRCVNHLERIDAGSITVDGELVGYEQRGGRIHRLPERRIARTRRQIGMVFQHFNLFPHLTVLGNVIEAPVGVLREPKAEVVERARALLDKVGLADKADSYPRQLSGGQQQRVAIARALAMRPKLMLFDEPTSALDPELVGEVLGTMRDLAADGLTMVVVTHEISFAREVADRVVFMDGGTIVESGTPAEVLDRPANPRTRAFLARFLPAGQSAA is encoded by the coding sequence ATGACCACGGTCGGCCAGCCGCTGGTGTCGGCTCGTGGGGTCCGCAAGCAGTTCGGGCCGTTGCAGGTGCTCAAAGGCGTCGACCTGGACGTGCACCCGGGCGAGGTGGTGGTGATCCTGGGGCCGTCCGGCTCCGGCAAGTCCACCTTCCTGCGCTGCGTCAACCACCTCGAGCGGATCGATGCCGGCTCCATCACCGTCGACGGCGAGCTCGTCGGGTACGAGCAGCGCGGCGGCCGGATCCACCGGCTGCCGGAGCGTCGCATCGCCCGGACCCGCCGCCAGATCGGCATGGTGTTCCAGCACTTCAACCTCTTTCCACACCTGACGGTGCTGGGCAACGTCATCGAGGCGCCCGTCGGGGTGCTCCGCGAGCCCAAGGCTGAGGTCGTCGAGCGGGCCCGCGCCCTGCTGGACAAAGTCGGCCTGGCGGACAAGGCCGACTCGTACCCCCGGCAGCTCTCCGGCGGCCAGCAGCAGCGCGTCGCCATCGCCCGGGCACTCGCCATGCGCCCCAAGCTGATGCTGTTCGACGAGCCGACCAGCGCGCTGGACCCGGAGCTGGTCGGTGAGGTCCTCGGCACCATGCGGGACCTGGCCGCGGACGGGCTGACGATGGTCGTCGTGACCCACGAGATCTCGTTCGCCCGCGAGGTCGCCGACCGGGTCGTCTTCATGGACGGCGGCACGATCGTCGAGAGCGGCACCCCCGCCGAGGTGCTCGACCGCCCGGCCAACCCGCGTACCCGGGCCTTCCTCGCCCGGTTCCTCCCCGCCGGACAGTCCGCCGCCTGA
- a CDS encoding winged helix-turn-helix domain-containing protein — protein MRGIPTASLVIGIASSPAERSQLAQLLGGTDACLIVSSVDQARAFLAAGAPRAAAPAVSPGQAAMAEAVGDFGTPSPELCVDSDRRVLRWLDREIELTPLEHDLLLCLVGTPEQVWTYERLHLEVWGNEHLGRGSDMHSVVRRVRRKLARLGARAAIHAVRGVGFRLALA, from the coding sequence ATGAGGGGGATTCCGACCGCGTCCTTGGTAATCGGCATCGCGTCCTCACCGGCCGAACGCAGCCAGCTCGCACAGCTGCTCGGCGGGACCGATGCCTGCCTGATCGTCTCCAGCGTCGATCAGGCGCGGGCGTTTCTCGCGGCCGGGGCGCCTCGCGCCGCAGCCCCGGCGGTGTCGCCCGGCCAGGCCGCGATGGCCGAGGCCGTGGGGGACTTCGGTACACCATCGCCCGAGCTGTGTGTCGACTCCGACCGGCGGGTGCTGCGCTGGCTGGACCGTGAGATCGAGCTGACCCCGTTGGAGCACGATCTCCTGCTGTGCCTGGTCGGCACGCCCGAGCAGGTGTGGACCTACGAGCGGCTCCACCTGGAGGTCTGGGGCAACGAGCACCTCGGCCGCGGCTCCGACATGCATTCCGTGGTGCGGCGGGTGCGACGCAAGCTCGCCCGGCTGGGCGCGAGGGCCGCGATCCACGCGGTCCGCGGGGTCGGCTTCCGCCTCGCCCTGGCCTGA
- a CDS encoding winged helix-turn-helix domain-containing protein — MAEADESTVPGGGSAPAEHLFPLLIAVTPSPAERIRLAELLDGVAPLLLVADLDELRKLIGVPQQPALAPQARAPVTAPAVVDNTLLIDSARSTARYGDRQVDLTRLEHDLLSCLTTEPIRVWSYAELHRAVWRDEQLERKADVQSLVKRLRRKLAELGTDVTIDAVRGVGFRLTEHQRPRVSGA, encoded by the coding sequence GTGGCCGAAGCCGACGAGAGCACTGTGCCGGGCGGTGGTTCCGCTCCGGCCGAGCACCTGTTTCCACTGTTGATCGCGGTGACACCGTCGCCGGCCGAACGGATCCGGCTCGCGGAACTCCTCGACGGGGTCGCACCGCTGCTGCTGGTGGCCGACCTCGATGAGCTGCGCAAGCTGATCGGGGTCCCGCAGCAGCCTGCGTTGGCGCCGCAGGCGCGGGCTCCCGTCACCGCGCCCGCGGTGGTCGACAACACCCTGCTGATCGACTCGGCCCGGTCCACCGCCCGCTACGGGGACCGTCAGGTCGATCTCACCCGGCTCGAGCACGACCTGCTGAGCTGCCTGACCACCGAGCCGATCCGGGTCTGGAGCTACGCCGAGCTGCACCGGGCGGTCTGGCGGGACGAGCAGCTGGAACGCAAGGCGGACGTGCAGTCCCTGGTCAAGCGGTTACGGCGCAAGCTCGCCGAGCTCGGCACCGACGTCACCATCGACGCCGTGCGGGGTGTCGGGTTCCGGCTGACCGAGCATCAGCGCCCCCGGGTCAGCGGCGCCTGA
- a CDS encoding GH39 family glycosyl hydrolase translates to MTRATGTPGSNDARSDWEARISRRSDESGRRDAPDLAPPAGLRAESGVGHVRLSWQPVDGAVGYLVHRRPVEDGAAFTPVDHLGGDVLAVPDSWYVDTTGEPGRGYAYAVACVPEVTVTGPLSAPVTAAALPAAGDPPAVRLRVDATAPGTPLHRPWRPMIGSERLSQLLCRDRSGGREIGVELLAALRRVRDEIGVETVRAHSILHDDLGVYREVDGTSVHDFTRVDQTYDLLLSTGLRPVVEIGFMPRDLARDPGRTVFAYRGIISPPKDWDRWADLVRALVRHLLDRYGDEVLGWDFEVWNEANLEVFWSGTRAEWMRLYDVTAQAVKDVDPRIPVGGPSSAAAGWVDALLEHVRVSGAPVDFVSTHTYGSPPLDLRPTLRRYGRPDARILWTEWGVTPTHFHPVNDGAFAATFLLTGMRSAAGRVDALSYWVASDHFEELGRPPRLLHGGFGLITVGGIAKPRYHALWLLSRLGDTELPVRASGDGADGLVQTWASRRDDGSLAVLAWSSTLDQSKLDGDPALARRVVLALDGVSGQPVQITRLDREHGDITTLAGRLEVDEWPDEEQWKALREVDTLRAEPADAVARDGGTVVELDLPQPGAVLVEVGPER, encoded by the coding sequence GTGACCCGCGCAACCGGCACGCCTGGAAGCAACGACGCCCGCTCCGACTGGGAAGCGCGCATCTCGCGGCGCAGTGACGAGAGCGGACGCCGCGACGCGCCCGACCTCGCCCCGCCCGCCGGCCTGCGCGCCGAGTCCGGGGTCGGCCACGTACGCCTGTCCTGGCAGCCGGTGGACGGCGCGGTCGGCTACCTCGTCCACCGTCGCCCCGTCGAGGACGGGGCCGCCTTCACCCCCGTGGACCACCTGGGCGGCGACGTGCTCGCCGTCCCCGATTCGTGGTACGTGGACACCACCGGCGAGCCCGGGCGCGGGTACGCGTACGCGGTCGCCTGCGTACCGGAGGTGACGGTCACCGGTCCGCTCTCCGCGCCGGTCACCGCCGCCGCGCTCCCGGCGGCCGGCGACCCCCCTGCGGTGCGGCTGCGGGTGGATGCGACGGCCCCCGGCACGCCGCTGCACCGCCCGTGGCGGCCGATGATCGGCAGCGAGCGGCTGTCCCAGTTGCTGTGCCGGGACCGCTCCGGCGGCCGGGAGATCGGCGTCGAGCTGCTCGCGGCGCTGCGCCGGGTCCGCGACGAGATCGGCGTCGAGACGGTACGGGCACACTCGATCCTGCACGACGACCTCGGCGTCTACCGCGAGGTCGACGGAACGTCGGTGCACGATTTCACCCGCGTCGACCAGACGTACGACCTGCTGCTCTCCACCGGGCTGCGGCCGGTGGTGGAGATCGGCTTCATGCCGCGCGACCTCGCCCGCGACCCCGGGCGGACGGTCTTCGCGTACCGCGGGATCATCTCGCCGCCGAAGGACTGGGACCGGTGGGCCGACCTGGTCCGGGCGCTGGTGCGCCACCTGCTGGACCGGTACGGCGACGAGGTGCTCGGCTGGGACTTCGAGGTGTGGAACGAGGCCAACCTGGAGGTGTTCTGGTCCGGCACCCGGGCGGAGTGGATGCGGCTGTACGACGTCACCGCCCAGGCGGTCAAGGACGTGGACCCGCGCATCCCGGTGGGCGGGCCGTCGTCGGCCGCGGCCGGCTGGGTGGACGCCCTGCTCGAGCACGTCCGCGTCAGCGGCGCGCCGGTCGACTTCGTCTCCACCCACACATACGGCAGCCCGCCGCTGGACCTGCGGCCCACGCTGCGCCGCTACGGCCGCCCCGACGCCCGGATCCTGTGGACGGAGTGGGGGGTCACCCCCACCCACTTCCATCCGGTCAACGACGGGGCCTTCGCCGCCACGTTCCTGCTCACCGGCATGCGCTCGGCGGCCGGCCGGGTGGACGCCCTGTCGTACTGGGTCGCCAGCGACCACTTCGAGGAGCTCGGGCGACCGCCGCGGCTGCTGCACGGCGGGTTCGGGCTGATCACCGTCGGGGGCATCGCGAAGCCCCGCTACCACGCGCTGTGGCTGCTCTCCCGCCTCGGCGACACGGAGCTGCCGGTGCGGGCCAGCGGCGACGGGGCCGACGGGCTGGTGCAGACCTGGGCCAGCCGGCGCGACGACGGCTCGCTCGCGGTGCTGGCGTGGTCGTCCACGCTGGACCAGTCGAAGCTGGACGGCGACCCGGCGCTGGCGCGGCGGGTCGTGCTGGCCCTCGACGGCGTTTCCGGGCAGCCGGTGCAGATCACCCGACTCGACCGCGAGCACGGGGACATCACCACCCTCGCCGGCCGGCTCGAGGTGGACGAGTGGCCCGACGAGGAGCAGTGGAAGGCGCTGCGCGAGGTCGACACCCTGCGCGCCGAGCCCGCGGACGCCGTCGCGCGGGACGGCGGCACGGTGGTGGAGCTGGACCTTCCGCAGCCCGGCGCGGTGCTGGTGGAGGTGGGACCGGAGCGGTGA
- a CDS encoding alpha/beta fold hydrolase, with translation MDGRSTTVTATDWTTDVEGAGQYAEVNGINLYYETHGSGQPLILLHGGLGSGEMFGPVLPALAARHQVIAVDLQGHGRTADIDRPLDLQFMADDVAALIDHLALDRPHLVGYSLGGGVVLRAAISHPTKIGRVVAASAHIRSDAIYAEMRAQQGQVGAAAAEFMKDTPMYQLYQRVAPRPEDFPRLLDKIGALMAQDFDLTEEMRGLQVPTMIVAADADMAPPSHYVEVFKLLDGGLRDGGWMNEGRPKGGHALAILPGLTHYSIFSSPLFATTTLAFLDEPAN, from the coding sequence ATGGACGGAAGGAGCACCACCGTGACGGCCACCGATTGGACCACCGACGTCGAGGGCGCCGGCCAGTACGCCGAGGTCAACGGCATCAACCTCTACTACGAGACGCACGGGAGCGGGCAGCCGCTGATCCTGCTGCACGGCGGGCTCGGCTCGGGCGAGATGTTCGGGCCGGTGCTGCCCGCGCTGGCCGCGCGCCACCAGGTCATCGCCGTGGACCTGCAGGGGCACGGCCGCACCGCCGACATCGATCGACCGCTCGACCTGCAGTTCATGGCCGACGACGTCGCGGCGCTGATCGATCACCTCGCGTTGGACCGGCCGCATCTGGTGGGCTATTCGCTCGGCGGCGGGGTGGTGCTGCGCGCGGCGATCAGCCACCCCACCAAGATCGGCCGGGTCGTCGCGGCCTCGGCGCACATCCGGTCCGACGCGATCTACGCGGAGATGCGCGCACAGCAGGGCCAGGTGGGCGCGGCCGCCGCCGAGTTCATGAAGGACACGCCGATGTACCAGCTCTACCAGCGGGTGGCGCCGCGCCCCGAGGACTTCCCGCGACTGCTGGACAAGATCGGCGCGCTCATGGCGCAGGACTTCGACCTCACCGAGGAGATGCGTGGTCTGCAGGTGCCGACGATGATCGTCGCCGCCGACGCCGACATGGCCCCGCCCAGCCACTACGTCGAGGTCTTCAAGCTCCTCGACGGAGGCCTGCGCGACGGCGGCTGGATGAACGAGGGCCGGCCGAAGGGCGGGCACGCGCTCGCGATCCTGCCCGGCCTCACCCACTACAGCATCTTCAGCTCGCCGCTGTTCGCCACCACCACCCTCGCTTTCCTCGACGAGCCGGCGAACTGA